A region from the Variovorax sp. V93 genome encodes:
- a CDS encoding nitroreductase, translating into MPSSIPRDPSPAPAFETLLAERYSCRGYLAEPVARETIDAILQLAQRTASWCNSQPWQVIMASAAATERLRRAFDSDEAAADAAFDIAPPAEYRGVYRERRRECGFQLYESVGVARGDREASQRQAQENFRFFGAPHVALVTTEALLGTYGALDCGAYVNNFMLAARSLGVASIAQAAVASRSKFLHRWFDIPDDRQVVCGIAFGYEDPSHPANRFRTSRAPLAQVCRWVD; encoded by the coding sequence ATGCCCTCCTCCATCCCTCGCGACCCCTCGCCCGCGCCAGCCTTCGAGACCCTCCTCGCCGAGCGCTACAGCTGCCGCGGCTACCTTGCCGAACCCGTCGCGCGCGAGACGATCGATGCGATCCTTCAGTTGGCACAGCGCACCGCTTCATGGTGCAACTCGCAGCCCTGGCAGGTGATCATGGCCAGTGCCGCGGCCACCGAACGGCTGCGCCGGGCCTTCGATTCGGACGAAGCCGCGGCCGATGCCGCATTCGACATTGCACCGCCGGCGGAATACCGCGGCGTGTACCGCGAGCGCCGCCGCGAATGCGGCTTCCAGCTGTATGAAAGTGTGGGCGTGGCCCGCGGCGACCGCGAGGCCTCGCAGCGGCAGGCGCAGGAGAACTTCAGGTTCTTCGGCGCACCGCACGTGGCCCTCGTCACCACCGAGGCGCTGCTCGGCACCTATGGCGCGCTCGACTGCGGCGCCTATGTCAACAACTTCATGCTGGCGGCACGCAGCCTGGGCGTGGCCAGCATCGCCCAGGCGGCCGTGGCCTCGCGTTCGAAGTTCCTGCATCGCTGGTTCGACATCCCGGACGATCGCCAGGTGGTCTGCGGCATTGCCTTCGGCTACGAGGATCCATCGCACCCGGCCAACCGGTTCCGCACGTCGCGCGCGCCGCTGGCACAGGTTTGCCGCTGGGTGGATTAG
- a CDS encoding ABC transporter permease, giving the protein MAIALGVLAPVLMLAWLAFGSGVAHWGPLFAHVLPQAALNTALLLMGVGALVLLIGTGCAWLVTACDFPGRRVLNWALLLPLAMPTYIVAFAYLDLLHPIGPVQGAIRWALGFDSPRQFRLPDLRSMPGAIFVLGFVLYPYVYMTARAMFMTQPAHLMEAARTLGESRRGAFFRVALPLARPALAVGLSLALLETLNDIGASEFLGVNTLTVAVYTTWITRSDLAGAAQIACAMLFVVVALVWLERNGRRHQRFGSAQRMRAMQPRRLHGGTAWLATATASLPVLVGFVAPALYLVWESAKRLRQGGGVSQGLLASLGNTITLAAGVTVAAVAAGLVVAWATRSQGSRPNRARWQARAATLGYALPGTVLAIGLLTPALAFDAALAGMLGLQGLPLMGAGIVLVAACAIRFLAMPVGGIEAGLARIPPAIEQASRLLGETSGGTLRRVHLPLLQPAIATGALLVFVDAMKELPATLLLRPANFDTLATWLYAEAARGTYEEGAIAALAIVAAGLLPVVLLARNQLGTPAAKTQ; this is encoded by the coding sequence ATGGCCATCGCGCTCGGCGTGCTCGCGCCGGTGCTCATGCTCGCATGGCTCGCCTTCGGCTCGGGCGTCGCGCACTGGGGGCCGCTGTTCGCGCACGTGCTGCCGCAGGCCGCGCTCAACACGGCCCTGCTGCTCATGGGCGTGGGTGCGCTGGTGCTGCTGATCGGCACCGGCTGCGCATGGCTCGTGACGGCCTGCGACTTTCCGGGACGCCGCGTGCTGAACTGGGCGCTGCTGCTGCCGCTCGCAATGCCGACCTATATCGTTGCCTTTGCCTACCTGGACCTGCTGCATCCGATCGGCCCGGTGCAGGGTGCGATCCGCTGGGCCCTGGGCTTCGACAGCCCGCGCCAGTTCCGCCTGCCTGACCTGCGCTCGATGCCGGGCGCGATCTTCGTGCTCGGCTTCGTGCTCTATCCCTACGTCTACATGACCGCGCGCGCCATGTTCATGACGCAGCCCGCGCACCTGATGGAAGCGGCGCGCACGCTGGGCGAAAGCCGGCGCGGCGCCTTCTTTCGCGTGGCGCTGCCGCTGGCGCGGCCGGCGCTCGCAGTGGGGCTGAGCCTGGCGCTGCTCGAAACGCTCAACGACATCGGCGCCTCCGAATTCCTGGGCGTGAACACGCTCACGGTGGCGGTCTACACCACCTGGATCACGCGCTCCGACCTGGCCGGTGCGGCGCAGATCGCCTGCGCCATGCTGTTCGTGGTGGTCGCACTGGTCTGGCTCGAACGCAACGGGCGCCGGCACCAGCGCTTCGGCTCGGCGCAGCGCATGCGCGCCATGCAGCCGCGGCGCCTGCACGGCGGCACCGCCTGGCTCGCCACCGCCACCGCGTCATTGCCGGTGCTGGTCGGCTTCGTGGCGCCGGCCCTCTACCTGGTCTGGGAAAGCGCCAAGCGGCTGCGCCAGGGCGGCGGCGTGTCGCAAGGCCTGCTGGCAAGTCTGGGCAACACGATCACGCTGGCCGCCGGCGTCACCGTGGCGGCCGTGGCCGCGGGGCTGGTGGTGGCGTGGGCCACGCGCAGCCAGGGATCGCGCCCGAACCGCGCACGGTGGCAGGCGCGCGCGGCCACGCTCGGCTACGCATTGCCCGGCACGGTGCTCGCCATCGGCCTGCTCACGCCTGCGCTCGCCTTCGATGCCGCGCTGGCCGGCATGCTCGGCCTGCAGGGCCTGCCGCTCATGGGCGCAGGCATCGTGCTGGTGGCGGCCTGCGCGATCCGCTTCCTCGCCATGCCGGTCGGCGGCATCGAGGCCGGTCTCGCCCGCATTCCGCCCGCCATCGAGCAGGCCTCGCGGCTGCTGGGCGAAACCAGCGGCGGCACCCTCAGGCGCGTGCACCTGCCGCTGCTGCAGCCCGCCATTGCCACGGGCGCGCTGCTGGTCTTCGTCGATGCCATGAAGGAACTGCCGGCCACGCTGCTGCTGCGGCCGGCCAATTTCGACACACTGGCCACCTGGCTCTATGCCGAGGCCGCCCGCGGCACCTACGAAGAAGGCGCGATCGCGGCGCTCGCCATCGTGGCGGCCGGCCTGCTGCCGGTGGTGCTGCTGGCGCGCAACCAGCTGGGCACGCCAGCTGCAAAGACACAATGA
- a CDS encoding haloacid dehalogenase type II codes for MRADFDASDLKVIAFDVFGTVVDWHSGIAAEAERALPGVDGAAFALAWRAGYQPAMRSVMERIAAGEGGFTLLDELHLSMLEQVLHDFSLADRLDTAAKRDLSRAWHRLPAWPDAVEGLTRLKKKFTICTLSNGNIGLLTEMAKRAGLPWDCVLSAEVFKAYKPDPRTYLGVAGVFDATPGQVMLAAAHHDDLAAARTCGLKTAYIERPHEFGRAQPKDVSPNPDNNLHARDIRQLADLLGC; via the coding sequence ATGCGTGCGGATTTCGACGCCAGTGACCTGAAGGTCATTGCCTTCGACGTTTTCGGCACCGTGGTCGATTGGCACAGCGGCATCGCCGCCGAGGCCGAGCGCGCATTGCCGGGCGTCGATGGCGCTGCCTTTGCGCTCGCCTGGCGTGCGGGCTACCAGCCCGCCATGAGATCCGTGATGGAGCGCATCGCGGCGGGCGAGGGCGGCTTCACGCTGCTCGACGAGCTGCACCTGAGCATGCTCGAACAGGTGCTGCACGACTTCAGCCTGGCCGACCGGCTCGATACCGCCGCCAAGCGCGACCTGAGCCGCGCCTGGCACCGCCTGCCTGCGTGGCCCGATGCGGTGGAGGGGCTCACGCGCCTCAAGAAGAAATTCACCATCTGCACGCTCTCCAACGGCAACATCGGCCTGCTGACCGAAATGGCCAAGCGCGCAGGCCTGCCCTGGGACTGCGTGCTGTCGGCCGAAGTGTTCAAGGCCTACAAGCCCGACCCGCGCACCTACCTTGGCGTGGCGGGCGTGTTCGACGCGACGCCGGGGCAGGTCATGCTCGCGGCGGCGCACCACGACGACCTGGCGGCAGCGCGCACCTGCGGCCTCAAGACCGCCTACATCGAGCGGCCCCATGAATTCGGCCGCGCCCAGCCGAAGGACGTTTCGCCGAACCCGGACAACAACCTGCACGCGCGCGACATCAGGCAGCTGGCCGACCTGCTGGGCTGCTGA
- a CDS encoding glutathione S-transferase family protein — translation MSSKPLTLVSHLLCPYVQRAAIALAEKNVPFERVVIDLANKPDWFVAISPLGKVPLLRLQRPDGSEAVLFESNVICEYLEETQPGPRLHPEDPLTRAEHRAWMEFGSAILGDLWGYETTRDAEVFEQKRLALAAKFERVEAALGAGPYFAGGNFSLVDAVFAPIFRYFEVFDEISNSHIFDALPKVNAWRKALAARPSVRSAVVPEYPQHLREFLRKHEAHLLALA, via the coding sequence ATGTCCAGCAAGCCCCTCACGCTCGTCAGCCACCTGCTGTGCCCCTATGTGCAGCGCGCCGCCATCGCACTGGCCGAAAAGAACGTGCCCTTCGAGCGCGTGGTGATCGACCTGGCGAACAAGCCGGACTGGTTCGTTGCCATCTCGCCGCTGGGCAAGGTGCCGCTGCTGCGGCTTCAGCGCCCTGACGGCAGCGAGGCGGTGCTGTTCGAGAGCAACGTGATCTGCGAGTACCTCGAAGAGACCCAGCCCGGCCCGCGCCTGCATCCCGAAGATCCGCTCACCCGCGCCGAGCATCGCGCGTGGATGGAGTTCGGCTCGGCCATCCTGGGCGACCTGTGGGGCTACGAAACCACGCGCGACGCCGAAGTGTTCGAGCAGAAGCGCCTGGCCCTGGCCGCCAAGTTCGAGCGCGTCGAGGCTGCGCTGGGTGCCGGCCCCTACTTTGCAGGCGGAAACTTCAGCCTGGTCGATGCGGTGTTCGCGCCGATCTTTCGCTACTTCGAGGTCTTCGACGAAATCAGCAATTCGCACATCTTCGATGCCCTGCCCAAGGTGAATGCCTGGCGCAAGGCGCTGGCGGCGCGGCCGAGCGTGCGCAGCGCGGTGGTGCCGGAGTATCCGCAGCACCTGCGCGAATTCCTGCGCAAGCACGAGGCGCACTTGCTCGCGCTCGCCTAG
- a CDS encoding PaaI family thioesterase, giving the protein MAEPHATLNAWIAQEAEIVQRLDAGPGPGLARPELVAGKTGLEMMEAMLRAEIPYAAIAKTLDFALLEVSPGRAVFQGTPLAQHLNPLGTIHGGWIATLLDSALGCSVHTMMPAGRAYTTAELSVNYVKGLTPKVQRVRAEGKVIHCGRQLATAEARLVGPDGTLYAHATTTCLVFETPLPR; this is encoded by the coding sequence ATGGCCGAGCCGCACGCCACCCTCAACGCCTGGATCGCCCAGGAGGCCGAGATCGTCCAGCGCCTGGACGCGGGGCCGGGACCTGGCCTGGCACGCCCGGAGCTGGTCGCCGGCAAGACCGGGCTCGAAATGATGGAAGCGATGCTGCGCGCCGAAATCCCCTACGCCGCCATCGCCAAGACCCTCGACTTCGCCCTGCTGGAAGTCAGCCCGGGCCGGGCCGTGTTCCAGGGCACGCCGCTTGCGCAACACCTGAATCCGCTCGGCACCATCCATGGCGGCTGGATTGCGACCTTGCTCGACTCGGCGCTGGGCTGCTCGGTCCACACCATGATGCCGGCGGGGCGCGCCTACACCACCGCCGAATTGAGCGTGAACTATGTGAAGGGCCTCACGCCCAAGGTGCAGCGGGTGCGCGCCGAGGGCAAGGTGATCCATTGCGGCCGGCAGCTCGCCACCGCCGAAGCGCGGCTCGTGGGGCCCGACGGCACGCTGTATGCGCACGCCACCACCACCTGCCTGGTGTTCGAGACCCCCTTGCCACGCTGA
- a CDS encoding MarR family winged helix-turn-helix transcriptional regulator translates to MNAALKPPQLRPQGCTNFRLRRLSRLASRLYDTHVAPSGLKTTQYSLLSHVLHLGPLRPVDLAREMNVDASTLTRNLRPLLAAGFLVQTEGPDARSRMLAITDAGRDKRAEAQRLWHGAQLALNDILGTERVLALHALLDESLELLQRAGLGDGQPEDATGAGDE, encoded by the coding sequence ATGAACGCTGCTCTGAAGCCTCCTCAGCTGAGGCCCCAAGGATGTACCAATTTCCGCCTGCGCCGGCTCTCCAGGCTGGCCTCGCGCCTCTACGACACGCATGTCGCGCCCAGCGGGCTCAAGACCACGCAGTATTCGCTGCTCTCGCACGTGCTGCATCTCGGGCCGCTGCGGCCGGTCGACCTGGCGCGCGAGATGAACGTCGACGCCTCCACGCTCACGCGCAATCTCAGGCCGCTGCTGGCTGCCGGCTTCCTGGTGCAGACGGAGGGGCCCGATGCCCGCAGCCGCATGCTGGCGATCACCGACGCAGGCCGCGACAAGCGAGCCGAGGCACAGCGCCTGTGGCACGGCGCGCAGCTGGCGCTCAACGACATCCTCGGCACCGAGCGCGTGCTGGCGCTGCATGCGCTGCTCGACGAGAGCCTGGAGCTGCTGCAGCGCGCCGGGCTGGGCGATGGACAACCGGAAGACGCAACGGGAGCCGGCGATGAATGA
- a CDS encoding MFS transporter → MNETPLRRHALWLVLLAAAGAFALTMGVRQTMGLFLSALNTSTALGIGSISLAFAFGQLWWGLTQPFAGAVADRIGTGRVVFLGVLLVAIGTLITPLMTSTAGLIFAIGVLAAGGAGMAGPSVLMAATTRLVPAEKRGLATGLVNAGGSFGQFAMAPIAVGLTAAVGWAGAMQWLGVLVLLALPAAWVLKGNSNAMAAASAAASGTKPLSARQAIGQALATPSYRYLSLGFLVCGFHVAFLATHLPGVVAACGLPAEVGGWALAMIGLFNIVGSLAMGWAVGRWRMKSLLSLVYATRGIAVLVFLLAPKTTVVMLVFAAVMGVTFLSTVPPTAGLVAKMFGPANMAMLFGIVMLAHQVGGFLGAYLGGYVFQATGNYDIVWYIDIALAAGAALVHLPIREARLARAKLVAA, encoded by the coding sequence ATGAATGAAACCCCTTTGCGGCGCCACGCGCTCTGGCTCGTGCTGCTGGCGGCCGCGGGCGCCTTCGCACTCACGATGGGGGTGCGCCAGACGATGGGCCTGTTCCTCTCGGCGCTCAACACCTCGACCGCGCTCGGCATCGGCAGCATCAGCCTGGCGTTCGCATTCGGGCAGCTCTGGTGGGGCCTCACGCAGCCGTTCGCGGGCGCCGTGGCCGACCGCATCGGCACCGGGCGCGTGGTGTTCCTCGGTGTGCTGCTGGTCGCCATCGGCACGCTGATCACGCCGCTGATGACGAGCACCGCCGGCCTGATCTTCGCGATCGGCGTGCTGGCCGCCGGTGGCGCCGGCATGGCCGGCCCTTCGGTGCTGATGGCCGCGACCACGCGCCTGGTGCCGGCCGAGAAACGCGGCCTGGCCACCGGCTTGGTCAACGCCGGCGGCTCCTTCGGACAGTTCGCGATGGCGCCGATCGCCGTCGGCCTGACGGCCGCCGTGGGCTGGGCCGGTGCCATGCAGTGGCTCGGCGTGCTGGTGCTGCTGGCGCTGCCGGCGGCATGGGTGCTCAAGGGCAACTCGAACGCAATGGCCGCGGCCTCGGCGGCCGCATCGGGCACGAAGCCGCTGAGTGCGCGCCAGGCCATCGGCCAGGCGCTCGCGACGCCCAGCTACCGCTACCTGAGCCTGGGCTTCCTGGTCTGCGGCTTCCACGTCGCCTTCCTCGCCACGCACCTGCCCGGCGTCGTCGCGGCCTGCGGGCTGCCGGCCGAGGTCGGCGGCTGGGCACTCGCGATGATCGGGCTCTTCAACATCGTCGGCAGCCTGGCCATGGGCTGGGCCGTGGGGCGCTGGCGCATGAAGTCGCTGCTGTCGCTGGTCTATGCCACGCGCGGCATCGCCGTGCTGGTATTCCTGCTGGCGCCGAAGACGACCGTGGTGATGCTGGTGTTCGCCGCCGTGATGGGCGTGACCTTCCTGTCGACCGTGCCGCCGACCGCCGGCCTGGTCGCCAAGATGTTCGGCCCGGCCAACATGGCGATGCTGTTCGGCATCGTGATGCTGGCGCACCAGGTCGGCGGCTTCCTGGGCGCGTACCTGGGCGGCTACGTCTTCCAGGCCACGGGCAACTACGACATCGTCTGGTACATCGACATCGCGCTCGCCGCGGGCGCCGCGCTGGTGCACCTGCCGATCCGCGAAGCGCGGCTGGCGCGTGCGAAGCTGGTGGCGGCATGA
- a CDS encoding ABC transporter ATP-binding protein — translation MSSPLSIESIQLAYETPRGLHAVVSDFSLSLRAGEIACLFGPSGCGKTTVLRAIAGFEPLRAGTIRLGDVLLSSTRVHLPPEQRRVGMMFQEYALFPHLSASRNVAFGLRRSSRAQQQARVAEMLALVGLADAGERFPHELSGGQQQRIALARALAPSPELLLLDEPFSNLDGGTRERLTAEVRGILRRAGQTAILVTHNEAEAHAMADRIGVMHGGRITHWLDTLK, via the coding sequence ATGAGTTCCCCCCTTTCCATCGAATCGATCCAGCTCGCCTACGAAACGCCGCGCGGCCTGCATGCCGTGGTCAGCGACTTCTCGCTTTCGCTGCGCGCCGGCGAGATCGCCTGCCTGTTCGGCCCCTCGGGCTGCGGCAAGACCACGGTGCTGCGGGCGATCGCGGGCTTCGAGCCGCTGCGCGCCGGCACCATCCGGCTCGGCGACGTGCTGCTTTCCTCCACCCGGGTGCACCTGCCACCCGAACAGCGGCGCGTGGGCATGATGTTCCAGGAGTACGCGCTCTTTCCCCACCTGTCCGCCAGCCGGAACGTGGCCTTCGGCCTGCGCCGCTCGAGCCGTGCGCAGCAGCAGGCGCGCGTGGCCGAGATGCTGGCGCTGGTGGGCCTGGCCGATGCCGGCGAGCGCTTTCCGCACGAACTCTCGGGCGGCCAGCAGCAGCGCATTGCGCTCGCCCGCGCACTGGCGCCTTCGCCCGAACTGCTGCTGCTCGACGAGCCGTTCTCGAACCTCGATGGCGGCACGCGCGAGCGCCTCACGGCCGAGGTGCGCGGCATCCTCCGGCGCGCCGGGCAGACCGCGATCCTGGTCACCCACAACGAAGCCGAGGCCCATGCCATGGCCGACCGGATCGGCGTGATGCACGGCGGCCGCATCACGCATTGGCTGGACACCCTCAAATAG
- a CDS encoding Fe(3+) ABC transporter substrate-binding protein: protein MTDRPGVQGRAARALIGTAAAWLAATALPAHAANDELTLYTTREAALIQPLISAFSAQSKIKVNTVFVKDGLLERVKAEGARSPADVLMTVDIGNLMDLVDGGVTQPVKSAALESAVPANLRGADGQWFALSLRARVLYADRNQPITSFRYEDLANPKWKGKVCIRAGQHPYNTALIAAMIAHDGEAKTEQWLRGVKANLARKATGGDRDVARDILGGICDIGLANSYYVGQMKSAKEGSDARKWGDAIKVVRPTFAGAKGGGTHVNISGAAVAKNAPQRANAVKLLEFLVSEPAQALYAQANYEYPVRKGVALDPIIGETIGELKADPLPVAEIAKYRKQASALVDKVGFDQ, encoded by the coding sequence ATGACCGACCGCCCCGGCGTCCAAGGCCGCGCCGCCCGCGCACTGATCGGCACCGCCGCCGCCTGGCTGGCTGCCACCGCCCTGCCCGCGCACGCCGCCAACGACGAACTCACGCTCTACACCACGCGCGAAGCCGCGCTGATCCAGCCCCTGATCTCGGCCTTCAGCGCGCAGAGCAAGATCAAGGTGAACACGGTGTTCGTGAAGGACGGCCTGCTCGAACGGGTCAAGGCCGAAGGCGCGCGCTCGCCGGCCGACGTGCTGATGACGGTGGACATCGGAAACCTGATGGACCTGGTCGACGGCGGCGTGACGCAGCCGGTGAAATCGGCCGCGCTCGAATCGGCCGTGCCCGCCAACCTGCGCGGCGCCGACGGCCAGTGGTTCGCGCTCTCGCTGCGCGCGCGCGTGCTCTACGCCGACAGGAACCAGCCGATCACCAGCTTCCGCTATGAAGACCTGGCCAACCCGAAGTGGAAGGGCAAGGTCTGCATCCGCGCGGGCCAGCACCCCTACAACACGGCGCTGATCGCAGCAATGATCGCGCACGACGGCGAGGCCAAGACCGAGCAATGGCTGCGTGGCGTCAAGGCCAACCTGGCCCGCAAGGCCACGGGCGGCGACCGCGACGTGGCGCGCGACATCCTGGGCGGCATCTGCGACATCGGCCTGGCCAACTCCTACTACGTCGGTCAGATGAAGAGCGCCAAGGAAGGCAGCGACGCGCGCAAGTGGGGCGACGCCATCAAGGTGGTCCGCCCGACCTTTGCCGGCGCCAAGGGCGGCGGCACGCACGTCAACATCAGCGGCGCGGCCGTGGCCAAGAATGCCCCGCAGCGCGCCAACGCGGTCAAGCTGCTCGAGTTCCTGGTATCGGAGCCGGCACAGGCGCTCTACGCGCAGGCCAACTACGAGTACCCGGTGCGCAAGGGCGTGGCGCTCGATCCGATCATCGGAGAGACCATCGGCGAACTGAAGGCCGACCCGCTGCCGGTGGCCGAGATTGCCAAATACCGCAAGCAGGCCAGTGCGCTGGTCGACAAGGTCGGTTTCGATCAGTGA
- the eda gene encoding bifunctional 4-hydroxy-2-oxoglutarate aldolase/2-dehydro-3-deoxy-phosphogluconate aldolase, whose protein sequence is MTDKLTALEVMRDAPVIPVIVLHDVKHAIPLARALVAGGIRMLEVTLRTPQALECIEAIARDVPEAVAGAGTIRSAADAQASALAGAKFGVSPGYTRAVGKACHDLGLPLLPGVATGSEIMTAQEDGYTELKFFPALQAGGIPMLKAWQGPFGDVTFCPTGGIHADNAAEFLALSNVACVGGSWIVPADAIRSGDWARIEQLARAASQLAR, encoded by the coding sequence ATGACAGACAAACTCACCGCACTCGAGGTCATGCGCGATGCACCGGTCATTCCGGTGATCGTGCTGCACGACGTGAAACATGCCATTCCGCTGGCGCGCGCGCTGGTGGCCGGCGGCATCCGCATGCTCGAGGTCACCTTGCGCACGCCGCAGGCGCTCGAATGCATCGAGGCCATCGCCAGGGACGTGCCCGAGGCCGTGGCCGGCGCGGGCACCATCCGCAGCGCGGCCGATGCGCAGGCCTCGGCGCTGGCCGGCGCGAAGTTCGGCGTGAGCCCGGGCTATACGCGCGCGGTCGGCAAGGCCTGCCACGATCTCGGCCTGCCGCTTTTGCCCGGCGTGGCCACCGGCAGCGAGATCATGACGGCGCAGGAAGACGGCTACACCGAACTCAAGTTCTTTCCCGCGCTGCAGGCGGGCGGCATTCCCATGCTGAAGGCGTGGCAGGGCCCGTTCGGCGACGTGACCTTCTGCCCGACCGGCGGCATCCATGCGGACAACGCGGCCGAGTTCCTGGCGCTCTCGAACGTGGCCTGCGTGGGCGGCTCGTGGATCGTGCCGGCCGATGCCATCCGCAGCGGCGACTGGGCGCGCATCGAACAGCTCGCACGCGCGGCGAGCCAACTCGCACGCTGA
- the gloA gene encoding lactoylglutathione lyase encodes MRLLHTMLRVGNLQRSIDFYTQVLGMSLLRTSENPEYKYSLAFVGYGGGNPGQAEIELTYNWGTESYELGTAYGHIALGVPDAYAACEKIKAAGGNVTREAGPVKGGTTVIAFVTDPDGYKIELIQDKAKASGDGGPGGSDALRAS; translated from the coding sequence ATGCGACTCCTCCACACCATGCTGCGCGTCGGCAACCTCCAGCGTTCGATCGACTTCTACACCCAGGTGCTTGGCATGAGCCTGCTGCGCACTTCGGAAAATCCCGAGTACAAATACAGCCTCGCCTTCGTCGGCTACGGCGGCGGCAACCCGGGGCAGGCCGAGATCGAGCTCACCTACAACTGGGGCACCGAAAGCTACGAACTCGGCACCGCCTACGGCCACATCGCGCTGGGCGTGCCCGACGCCTACGCGGCCTGCGAAAAGATCAAGGCCGCCGGCGGCAACGTCACGCGCGAAGCCGGCCCCGTGAAGGGCGGCACCACGGTGATCGCCTTCGTGACCGATCCCGACGGCTACAAGATCGAGCTGATACAAGACAAGGCAAAGGCTTCCGGCGACGGCGGCCCCGGCGGCTCGGACGCCCTGCGCGCGTCCTAG
- a CDS encoding acyltransferase family protein: MKSQSIAVDQPQYVESIQAGRGIAALLVVVHHAAQKAHALSGGAIPLFDFGIIGVDIFFMISGFIIYFVTANKTMTHVEFMEKRIIRVFPLYWGLSLLALLVFILAPKLINSNAQEPTDIAASFFLWPTSAPYLVNNGWTLTYEIIFYGLWALVALPTARPKNAYLACLVLAAASFIGLLSGLDYKIMNFSLFLEFAFGVAIGVAFKKGLIRQSMPVSIVLMAAGAFLAHLAISEGLGSSELRGFALAIPSAMIFFGLISLGSFWARLRVILAIGDSSYSLYLFHPFILVAIPLAVKLLGFTSVPQILVISVAVCIASIWASHMVYRFVEFPLTQMMRGMIKSAKSFSAARAR; encoded by the coding sequence GTGAAATCCCAATCCATTGCGGTGGACCAGCCACAGTACGTCGAATCCATTCAGGCAGGCAGAGGCATTGCCGCGCTGCTGGTCGTGGTCCATCACGCGGCGCAGAAAGCACATGCACTTTCCGGCGGAGCCATTCCGCTGTTCGATTTCGGAATCATCGGAGTCGATATCTTCTTCATGATCAGCGGCTTCATCATCTACTTTGTCACGGCCAACAAGACCATGACCCACGTGGAATTCATGGAGAAACGGATCATCCGGGTGTTTCCCCTTTATTGGGGGCTGTCCTTGCTGGCCCTGCTGGTCTTCATCCTTGCGCCGAAGCTGATCAACAGCAATGCCCAGGAGCCCACCGACATTGCCGCGTCGTTCTTCCTGTGGCCCACGTCCGCCCCGTACCTGGTCAATAACGGATGGACGCTCACCTATGAAATCATTTTCTACGGCTTGTGGGCGCTGGTCGCGCTGCCGACCGCAAGGCCGAAGAACGCCTATCTCGCGTGCCTGGTATTGGCCGCTGCGTCGTTCATTGGATTGCTTTCCGGCCTCGACTACAAGATCATGAATTTTTCATTGTTCCTGGAGTTCGCCTTCGGCGTGGCCATTGGCGTGGCGTTCAAGAAGGGGCTGATCCGGCAGAGCATGCCGGTGTCGATCGTCTTGATGGCCGCCGGAGCATTTCTTGCGCATCTGGCAATTTCGGAAGGCCTTGGCAGCAGCGAACTCCGGGGATTTGCGCTGGCAATTCCCTCCGCAATGATTTTCTTCGGGTTGATATCGCTCGGATCGTTCTGGGCCAGGCTGCGCGTGATCCTGGCCATCGGGGACAGCTCCTACTCGCTGTACCTGTTTCACCCGTTCATCCTGGTGGCCATCCCCCTCGCGGTCAAACTGCTCGGCTTCACCTCGGTGCCTCAGATCCTTGTCATTTCCGTTGCGGTCTGTATCGCGTCGATCTGGGCTTCGCACATGGTCTACAGGTTCGTGGAATTCCCGCTCACGCAGATGATGCGGGGAATGATCAAGTCCGCGAAATCCTTCAGCGCAGCCAGGGCCAGGTGA